From a single Streptomyces sp. NBC_01264 genomic region:
- a CDS encoding class I SAM-dependent methyltransferase: MRQPYDTSTPPLAFSVADAFTLSTALDALGGVRGLDALDMACGHGTTTRLLASAGARRTVGVDSCPEHIRRAREAGADLAHAVEYVVADAAADMPALGPFDLATAVYLFNQAHDRTALHAMFRVVRANLRPGGRLLAIVPNPGAFPYADWEPYGISVVERSPGGDAPLLRARLETDPPVPFECREWAHADFAEAAADAGFATVTWQPTRTPPACATRDETYWARYRTAPVGSLMNCVA, translated from the coding sequence ATGCGACAGCCGTACGACACGTCAACGCCCCCGCTGGCCTTCTCGGTCGCCGATGCCTTCACCCTGAGCACCGCACTGGACGCACTCGGCGGCGTCCGCGGCCTGGACGCCCTCGACATGGCCTGCGGACACGGCACCACCACCCGGCTGCTGGCGAGCGCCGGGGCCCGCAGGACGGTGGGCGTCGACAGTTGCCCCGAGCACATCCGCCGGGCCCGGGAGGCCGGCGCGGACCTCGCGCACGCCGTCGAGTACGTCGTCGCGGACGCGGCGGCCGATATGCCGGCCCTGGGGCCGTTCGACCTGGCCACCGCCGTGTACCTCTTCAACCAGGCCCACGACCGGACGGCCCTGCACGCCATGTTCCGTGTCGTACGCGCCAACCTGCGCCCCGGCGGACGGCTGCTCGCCATCGTGCCGAACCCGGGGGCCTTCCCGTACGCGGACTGGGAGCCGTACGGGATCAGCGTCGTCGAGCGCTCGCCCGGCGGGGACGCCCCGCTGCTGCGGGCCCGGCTGGAGACCGACCCGCCGGTCCCGTTCGAATGCCGGGAGTGGGCCCACGCCGACTTCGCGGAGGCCGCGGCCGACGCCGGCTTCGCCACCGTGACCTGGCAGCCGACCCGGACCCCGCCCGCGTGCGCGACCCGGGACGAGACCTACTGGGCCCGCTACCGCACGGCCCCCGTCGGCTCCCTGATGAACTGCGTGGCCTGA
- a CDS encoding helix-turn-helix domain-containing protein, translated as MSRVAGTGGGAGPGMLRRLLRAFEEAAPGEGLAQIADRLGIDLAEAADLAAYWVRKGRLRREEIGTVNCSGCFFASRGCTTCPDDATAAPRSTLVALTPVRPPRPGTAAP; from the coding sequence GTGAGTAGGGTCGCTGGGACCGGCGGGGGTGCCGGGCCGGGCATGCTGCGCCGCCTGCTGCGCGCCTTCGAGGAGGCGGCCCCCGGCGAGGGGCTCGCACAGATCGCCGACCGGCTGGGCATCGACCTGGCCGAGGCGGCCGACCTCGCCGCGTACTGGGTCCGCAAGGGCCGACTGCGCCGCGAGGAGATCGGTACCGTGAACTGCTCGGGCTGCTTCTTCGCCTCCCGAGGCTGCACAACCTGCCCCGACGACGCCACCGCCGCCCCGCGGTCGACCCTGGTCGCCCTGACCCCGGTACGTCCCCCGCGTCCCGGGACCGCCGCGCCCTGA
- the feoB gene encoding ferrous iron transport protein B codes for MSCHATGAGAGATATAERRTGLPFVALVGNPNVGKSTLFNALTGAHQRVGNWPGKTVSVAQGDWRTAGGRPLRVADLPGSYSLLPDSPDEALVRDVLTAPAGERPDAVVFALDAANSARNLYLLSQILDTDIPVVVALTMTDVAARRGAPPGAEALARELALPVVRVEGRSGAGLDLLADAVCEALDAGAPRPGRTSAWAAGSPVAAELAELAAAASGLTPHPARWLAVSLLCGEQPPAVPAALAGRARAAADRLAAEAAAEGDTDADTDAELLVAEARYAWAHAVIDRAAPRPAGARPTLTDRVDRLLLSRGFGIPFFLAVMWGVFEATTVLAKPLQDGLGDFVSGPVSGGADRLLEAVHAPGWLTGLLVDGLINGVGQLLTFVPLMIIMFLLLALLEDSGYFARAAFVADRLMRTLRLPGRAFLPLVVGFGCNVPALAGTRILNRRSHRLLVGLLIPYMSCTARLAVYVMIAGVFFGSNSGTVVFFLYVASVLLVVGMGLILRPLLFRDMKVEPLVLELPPYRLPTVRVTGAQVWQKLAAFLRTAGGIIVATAAAVWLLMAIPASAGHGGFGKVDVEQSVFGTVTRATAPLVAPAGFGDWHATAALGTGLIAKEGVISTLAVTYSAEEDGGPKLTSSLHATFEESSGGHQRAAALAFLVFILAYTPCFATLAAQRAEIGTRLTVIGFGIQLAAAWLLAVGVFQIARLVW; via the coding sequence ATGAGCTGTCATGCCACCGGGGCCGGGGCGGGTGCGACCGCCACGGCGGAGCGGCGGACCGGTCTGCCGTTCGTCGCCCTCGTCGGCAATCCCAACGTCGGCAAGTCCACCCTCTTCAACGCCCTCACCGGCGCCCACCAGCGCGTAGGCAACTGGCCGGGCAAGACCGTCTCGGTAGCCCAGGGCGACTGGCGCACGGCGGGCGGCCGCCCGCTGCGCGTCGCCGACCTGCCCGGCTCCTACAGCCTGCTGCCCGACTCCCCGGACGAGGCGCTGGTGCGCGACGTGCTGACCGCGCCGGCGGGGGAGCGGCCCGACGCCGTGGTCTTCGCCCTCGACGCGGCCAACTCGGCCCGCAACCTGTACCTGCTCTCGCAGATCCTCGACACCGACATCCCGGTCGTGGTCGCGCTGACCATGACCGACGTCGCCGCCCGGCGCGGCGCGCCCCCCGGCGCCGAGGCGCTGGCCCGCGAGCTCGCGCTGCCCGTCGTACGGGTGGAAGGACGCTCCGGGGCCGGGCTGGACCTGCTCGCCGACGCGGTGTGCGAGGCCCTGGACGCGGGAGCTCCGCGCCCCGGGCGGACCTCCGCCTGGGCGGCCGGCTCGCCCGTGGCGGCCGAACTGGCGGAGCTGGCCGCGGCGGCCTCCGGGCTGACCCCGCACCCCGCGCGGTGGCTGGCCGTGAGCCTGCTCTGCGGGGAGCAGCCGCCCGCGGTCCCGGCGGCACTGGCCGGACGGGCCCGGGCGGCGGCGGACCGCCTCGCGGCGGAGGCCGCGGCCGAGGGCGACACGGACGCCGACACCGACGCCGAACTCCTCGTGGCCGAGGCCCGCTACGCCTGGGCGCACGCCGTCATCGACCGCGCGGCGCCCCGCCCGGCCGGCGCCCGGCCCACCCTCACCGACCGGGTGGACCGGCTGCTGCTGTCCCGGGGCTTCGGCATCCCGTTCTTCCTCGCCGTCATGTGGGGCGTCTTCGAGGCCACCACCGTGCTGGCCAAACCCCTCCAGGACGGCCTCGGCGACTTCGTCTCCGGACCCGTCAGCGGCGGAGCGGACCGGCTCCTGGAGGCCGTCCACGCGCCGGGCTGGCTGACCGGGCTGCTGGTCGACGGCCTGATCAACGGGGTGGGCCAACTGCTCACCTTCGTCCCGCTGATGATCATCATGTTCCTGCTGCTGGCCCTGCTGGAGGACTCCGGCTACTTCGCCCGCGCCGCCTTCGTCGCCGACCGCCTGATGCGCACGCTGAGGCTGCCCGGCCGCGCCTTCCTGCCGCTCGTCGTCGGCTTCGGCTGCAACGTCCCCGCCCTCGCCGGCACCCGGATCCTCAACCGCCGCTCGCACCGGCTGCTCGTCGGCCTGCTCATCCCGTACATGAGCTGCACCGCCCGCCTCGCCGTCTACGTGATGATCGCGGGCGTCTTCTTCGGCTCGAACTCCGGCACCGTCGTCTTCTTCCTCTACGTGGCCTCCGTACTGCTGGTCGTCGGCATGGGGCTGATCCTGCGGCCCCTGCTGTTCCGGGACATGAAGGTGGAACCGCTCGTCCTGGAACTGCCCCCGTACCGGCTGCCCACCGTGCGGGTCACCGGCGCCCAGGTCTGGCAGAAGCTCGCCGCCTTCCTGCGCACCGCCGGCGGCATCATCGTCGCGACCGCGGCCGCCGTCTGGCTCCTCATGGCGATCCCCGCGTCGGCCGGCCACGGAGGCTTCGGCAAGGTCGACGTCGAACAGAGCGTGTTCGGTACGGTCACCCGCGCCACGGCGCCCCTCGTGGCCCCGGCCGGCTTCGGCGACTGGCACGCCACGGCGGCGCTCGGCACCGGCCTGATCGCCAAGGAGGGGGTGATCTCCACCCTCGCCGTGACCTACTCGGCCGAGGAGGACGGCGGCCCCAAGCTCACCTCGAGCCTGCACGCCACCTTCGAGGAATCCTCCGGCGGGCACCAGCGGGCGGCCGCGCTCGCCTTCCTGGTCTTCATCCTCGCCTACACCCCCTGCTTCGCCACCCTGGCCGCGCAGCGGGCCGAGATCGGTACCCGGCTCACCGTCATCGGCTTCGGCATCCAACTGGCGGCGGCCTGGCTGCTGGCCGTCGGCGTCTTCCAGATCGCGAGGCTGGTGTGGTGA
- a CDS encoding FeoA family protein, with amino-acid sequence MPSLNDSRPGTTVRITGIDPGQAGGSRRRLLEFGFVPGADVTVIARGATGGLLVGLGETRVALDTRTAGRLRCAA; translated from the coding sequence TTGCCGTCGCTCAATGACAGCCGTCCAGGGACGACCGTACGCATCACGGGGATCGATCCCGGTCAGGCGGGAGGGAGCAGGCGCCGGCTCCTGGAGTTCGGCTTCGTGCCGGGCGCGGACGTCACCGTGATCGCCCGGGGCGCCACCGGCGGCCTGCTCGTCGGGCTCGGGGAGACCCGGGTCGCGCTGGACACCCGTACCGCCGGCCGGCTGAGGTGCGCCGCATGA
- a CDS encoding SpoIIE family protein phosphatase, translating into MTARPDIGGPVTDATAQALARAALDAVGAAGGYAGGVYLRSGTEGLMLMAAVTGLPSALFRPWWRMHVNRPYPVAEAHRSGQSVHLPDAESAMRRFPQLMAGLPFPFGSLYEPVARGRERYGVLFVLRPATPGVPVGPGDRKRLRAVAVRLAGELAALAAAGATVTWEGDPVCFPGPGPAGGRAGRAAGDAPHGRNGPAESPAESPTESRADSARAAVDRLDLAVLSVDRQGVIGFANSRARSAATTLLGSDGAELCGRILWEALPWLGHPAYEDHFRAVFLAPAPVHFQAAPRRTEPSPHWLSVGLHPALDGVTVTITQAEPPAYATESLMRPGSGLGSTGAGSPADRASALYRPVALAIALTEAVTARQVSMVVTDELLPAFGGRQLAIYLLGEGHLHLAWETGFPQGFLDRFDGVALDVRLPGVETLTSGRPLFFESMQQLATAYPGIELDSHVGARAFLPLIASGRPVGSCILGFDAPRGFSPEERTVLTALAGLIAQALERARRYDSEAALARGLQAALLPHRLPVHENVVTVGRYLPGTAGMDVGGDWYDVIEVGGGRLALVIGDVQGHGVAAAATMGQLRSAVRAFALSGNEPEQVMRGTNELLIDLDPGQFASCCYVLLDPATGLALAVRAGHPQPLLRHPGGRTEVLDLAGGMVLGIDPEAVYPVTRLRIEPAAVLALYTDGLVETPGADIDVGVERLRAALADAGPAPLTETADRLIAEAGHSADRPDDIALLLAARTSAPEVTLPTAATTGAGGP; encoded by the coding sequence GTGACGGCCAGACCGGACATCGGCGGCCCCGTCACCGACGCCACGGCCCAGGCGCTCGCACGGGCCGCTCTCGATGCCGTGGGGGCCGCAGGCGGGTACGCGGGCGGGGTCTACCTGCGCTCCGGCACGGAGGGGCTCATGCTGATGGCGGCGGTGACCGGGCTCCCGTCCGCGCTGTTCCGCCCCTGGTGGCGGATGCACGTGAACCGTCCCTACCCCGTCGCAGAGGCCCACCGGTCCGGCCAGTCCGTGCACCTGCCCGACGCGGAATCGGCGATGCGGCGCTTCCCCCAGCTGATGGCCGGGCTGCCGTTCCCCTTCGGCTCGCTCTACGAGCCCGTGGCCCGCGGCCGCGAGCGCTACGGGGTCCTCTTCGTGCTGCGTCCCGCGACTCCCGGAGTCCCGGTCGGGCCCGGCGACCGGAAGCGGCTGCGCGCGGTGGCCGTCCGGCTGGCCGGGGAACTGGCCGCGCTCGCCGCGGCCGGGGCCACGGTGACCTGGGAGGGCGACCCGGTGTGCTTCCCGGGCCCCGGCCCGGCGGGCGGCCGGGCGGGCCGCGCGGCCGGCGACGCACCGCACGGCCGCAACGGCCCCGCGGAAAGCCCCGCCGAAAGCCCCACGGAAAGCCGCGCCGACAGCGCCCGCGCCGCCGTGGACCGGCTGGACCTGGCCGTCCTGTCCGTGGACCGGCAGGGCGTGATCGGCTTCGCCAACTCCCGCGCCCGCTCCGCCGCCACGACCCTGCTCGGTTCCGACGGGGCGGAACTCTGCGGCCGGATACTGTGGGAGGCGCTGCCCTGGCTCGGACACCCCGCCTACGAGGACCACTTCCGGGCCGTGTTCCTCGCCCCCGCTCCGGTGCACTTCCAGGCCGCCCCGCGCCGAACCGAACCCTCCCCGCACTGGCTGTCGGTGGGGCTCCATCCCGCGCTCGACGGGGTCACCGTCACCATCACCCAGGCCGAACCACCCGCGTACGCCACCGAGTCACTGATGCGCCCGGGCTCCGGGCTCGGGTCCACCGGCGCGGGTTCGCCCGCCGACCGGGCTTCGGCCCTGTACCGGCCGGTGGCTCTGGCCATCGCGCTGACCGAGGCGGTGACGGCCCGCCAGGTGTCGATGGTGGTCACCGACGAGCTGCTCCCGGCCTTCGGCGGCCGGCAGTTGGCGATCTACCTGCTCGGCGAGGGCCATCTGCACCTGGCGTGGGAGACCGGATTCCCCCAGGGGTTCCTCGACCGGTTCGACGGGGTCGCGCTCGACGTCCGCCTGCCCGGGGTGGAAACCCTCACCTCGGGCCGTCCGCTGTTCTTCGAGTCGATGCAGCAGCTGGCCACCGCCTATCCGGGGATCGAGCTGGACTCCCATGTCGGCGCCCGGGCCTTCCTCCCGCTGATCGCCTCCGGCCGGCCGGTCGGCTCGTGCATCCTGGGCTTCGACGCCCCGCGCGGGTTCAGCCCGGAGGAGCGTACGGTCCTCACGGCACTGGCCGGGCTGATCGCGCAGGCGCTGGAGCGGGCCCGGCGCTACGACAGCGAAGCGGCCCTGGCCCGCGGACTCCAGGCGGCCCTGCTCCCGCACCGGCTGCCGGTCCACGAGAACGTGGTCACGGTGGGGCGGTACCTGCCGGGCACCGCCGGGATGGACGTCGGCGGCGACTGGTACGACGTCATCGAGGTGGGCGGCGGGCGGCTCGCGCTGGTCATCGGCGACGTCCAGGGCCACGGGGTGGCCGCCGCGGCCACGATGGGCCAACTGCGCAGCGCCGTACGGGCCTTCGCGCTCAGCGGCAACGAGCCCGAGCAGGTGATGCGCGGTACGAACGAGCTGCTCATCGACCTCGACCCGGGCCAGTTCGCGAGCTGTTGCTACGTCCTGCTCGACCCGGCGACCGGCCTCGCCCTCGCCGTCCGGGCCGGGCACCCCCAGCCGCTGCTGCGGCATCCGGGCGGCCGGACGGAGGTACTGGACCTGGCGGGCGGGATGGTGCTCGGCATCGACCCCGAGGCCGTGTACCCGGTGACCCGGCTGCGGATCGAGCCGGCGGCGGTGCTCGCCCTCTACACCGACGGGCTGGTCGAGACACCGGGCGCGGACATCGACGTAGGGGTGGAGCGGCTGCGCGCCGCGCTGGCGGACGCCGGTCCCGCTCCGCTGACCGAGACGGCGGACCGGCTGATCGCCGAGGCGGGCCACTCCGCCGACCGCCCGGACGACATCGCCCTGCTGCTGGCGGCCCGCACCTCCGCCCCGGAGGTCACCCTCCCGACAGCCGCCACGACGGGCGCGGGCGGCCCGTGA
- a CDS encoding glycerol dehydrogenase yields MKTVGTRMMISPPKYVQGAGAMNDLGEHTARLGTNAVVLADKGVWGFVDTAVTDSLAGTGVKLTKEVFGGLCTQKEIDRVSAAAKAAGADVIIGIGGGTAIDTAKAVGHALGDIAVVSAPTVASTDAPTSALAVIYTESGAFERYSFFQRNPNLVLVDTALVAGAPSRFIVSGMGDALATWYEARVCVAANRVAMAGGLATEASLALARLCWETLMEYGPQARLAAEAHVVTPALEKVTEANTLLSGLGFESCGLAAAHGIHNGLTVSHKVHGMMHGEKVNIGTLAQLVLEGAPTDELDTYLRFSRAVGLPTTLGEIGLGDPDREELLAIGRAATAEGETTHNMPFPVTPEMVADALIAGDSYARAYAKR; encoded by the coding sequence GTGAAGACCGTCGGTACGCGCATGATGATCAGCCCGCCGAAGTACGTGCAGGGCGCCGGGGCGATGAACGACCTGGGCGAGCACACGGCCCGCCTCGGGACGAACGCTGTGGTCCTCGCGGACAAGGGCGTCTGGGGCTTCGTGGACACGGCGGTCACCGATTCCCTCGCGGGCACCGGGGTCAAGCTGACCAAGGAGGTCTTCGGCGGACTCTGCACCCAGAAGGAGATCGACCGGGTCTCCGCGGCCGCCAAGGCCGCAGGGGCCGACGTCATCATCGGCATCGGCGGCGGCACCGCCATCGACACCGCGAAGGCCGTCGGCCACGCGCTCGGCGACATCGCCGTCGTCTCCGCGCCCACGGTCGCCTCCACCGACGCGCCGACCAGCGCGCTCGCCGTGATCTACACCGAGTCCGGTGCCTTCGAGCGCTACTCCTTCTTCCAGCGCAACCCCAACCTGGTGCTCGTCGACACCGCCCTCGTCGCGGGCGCGCCCAGCCGCTTCATCGTCTCCGGCATGGGCGACGCGCTGGCCACCTGGTACGAAGCCCGGGTCTGCGTGGCCGCCAACCGGGTCGCCATGGCCGGCGGTCTCGCCACCGAGGCCTCCCTCGCGCTCGCCCGGCTGTGCTGGGAAACCCTGATGGAGTACGGCCCCCAGGCCCGGCTGGCCGCCGAGGCGCACGTGGTCACCCCGGCGCTGGAGAAGGTCACGGAGGCCAACACGCTGCTCTCCGGCCTCGGTTTCGAGTCCTGCGGCCTCGCCGCCGCGCACGGCATCCACAACGGTCTGACCGTCTCGCACAAGGTGCACGGCATGATGCACGGCGAGAAGGTCAACATCGGCACCCTCGCCCAGCTCGTCCTGGAAGGCGCCCCGACCGACGAGCTGGACACCTACCTGCGCTTCAGCCGTGCCGTCGGCCTGCCCACGACCCTCGGGGAGATCGGCCTCGGCGACCCGGACCGCGAGGAGCTCCTCGCCATCGGGCGCGCGGCCACGGCGGAGGGCGAGACCACGCACAACATGCCGTTCCCGGTGACCCCGGAGATGGTCGCCGACGCCCTGATCGCGGGCGACTCGTACGCCCGCGCGTACGCCAAGCGGTAG
- the dhaK gene encoding dihydroxyacetone kinase subunit DhaK: MKKLINSPESVVSDALRGMAAAHPGLRVEAEKGIVTRAAGGAGEPAGKVALLSGGGSGHEPLHAGFVGRGMLAAAVAGPVFTSPVPDNIAAATCAVEAGAGVLHIVKNYTGDILNFTMAAEDCEDEGVEVAQVVVDDDVAVARTEHGPGRRGTGATLFVEKIAGALAEEGAPLAEVAAVARKVNANARSYGVALTSCTTPAKGSPNFTLGEDEIELGIGIHGEPGRERRKIMTAAETAEAMLDAVLDDLPEAAGAPVILLVNGLGGTPPVELYIMRAEVERVLGERGITVARSLVGNYVTSLDMAGCTLTLCRADEELLRLWDAPVDTPSLRWGC, encoded by the coding sequence GTGAAGAAGCTCATCAATTCCCCCGAAAGTGTCGTCTCCGACGCACTGCGCGGAATGGCCGCCGCTCACCCGGGGCTCCGCGTCGAGGCGGAGAAGGGCATCGTCACGCGGGCCGCCGGAGGGGCCGGGGAGCCGGCCGGGAAGGTCGCGCTGCTGTCGGGCGGCGGCAGCGGGCACGAGCCGCTGCACGCCGGGTTCGTCGGGCGCGGCATGCTGGCGGCGGCCGTGGCCGGCCCGGTGTTCACCTCCCCGGTGCCGGACAACATCGCCGCCGCCACGTGCGCGGTCGAAGCGGGTGCGGGCGTCCTGCACATCGTGAAGAACTACACGGGCGACATCCTCAACTTCACGATGGCGGCGGAGGACTGCGAGGACGAGGGCGTCGAGGTCGCGCAGGTCGTCGTGGACGACGACGTGGCCGTCGCCCGCACGGAGCACGGGCCGGGCCGCCGGGGCACCGGAGCCACCCTGTTCGTGGAGAAGATCGCGGGCGCGCTCGCCGAGGAGGGCGCTCCGCTCGCCGAGGTCGCCGCGGTCGCCCGCAAGGTCAACGCGAACGCGCGCAGCTACGGCGTCGCCCTGACCTCCTGCACCACCCCCGCCAAGGGCAGCCCCAACTTCACGCTCGGCGAGGACGAGATCGAGCTGGGCATCGGCATCCACGGTGAGCCCGGCCGCGAACGCCGGAAGATCATGACGGCCGCCGAGACCGCCGAGGCGATGCTCGACGCCGTCCTCGACGACCTCCCGGAGGCGGCCGGCGCCCCCGTCATCCTCCTCGTCAACGGCCTGGGCGGGACCCCGCCCGTGGAGCTGTACATCATGCGCGCCGAGGTCGAGCGGGTGCTCGGCGAACGCGGGATCACCGTGGCCCGGTCCCTGGTCGGCAACTACGTCACCAGCCTGGACATGGCCGGCTGCACCCTCACCCTGTGCCGCGCCGACGAGGAGCTGCTGCGCCTGTGGGACGCGCCGGTGGACACCCCGTCCCTGCGCTGGGGCTGTTGA
- a CDS encoding PTS-dependent dihydroxyacetone kinase phosphotransferase subunit DhaM, with product MEALRAAVDAPEAELVPEEPAAAEQPAQEQEQAPKTRTGRVGIVLVSHSKAVAESVAALAGALIGSVEPAPLAVAGGTPDGGIGTSAELITAAARSVDEGVGVAVLCDMGSAVLTVNALLGEEPSQLPEGARVVDAPFLEGAVAITLTSAIGGDLDAVLAAAEDARCYRKR from the coding sequence ATGGAGGCGCTGCGCGCCGCGGTCGACGCACCCGAGGCGGAGCTCGTCCCGGAGGAGCCGGCCGCCGCCGAGCAGCCCGCGCAGGAGCAGGAGCAGGCGCCGAAGACCCGTACCGGCCGCGTCGGCATCGTGCTCGTCTCGCACAGCAAGGCGGTCGCGGAGTCCGTGGCGGCGCTGGCCGGCGCGCTGATCGGCTCGGTGGAGCCGGCTCCGCTCGCGGTGGCGGGCGGCACCCCCGACGGCGGGATCGGCACCAGCGCGGAGCTGATCACGGCCGCCGCCCGGTCGGTGGACGAGGGTGTGGGCGTGGCGGTGCTGTGCGACATGGGCAGCGCGGTGCTGACGGTGAACGCCCTGCTCGGCGAGGAGCCCTCGCAACTGCCCGAAGGGGCACGGGTCGTGGACGCGCCGTTCCTGGAGGGCGCCGTGGCCATCACGCTGACCTCGGCGATCGGCGGCGACCTCGACGCCGTCCTGGCCGCCGCGGAGGACGCGCGCTGTTACCGCAAGCGCTGA
- a CDS encoding STM4015 family protein, which yields MTIGVHLSELGGLPTFDFPGPKDTRALPEPADVAWRISVDTYDAEEEWAQAFGRFTESVDTRQVRALIVGGWSDAYEASSSGIVEALVEAAPKFPALRALFLGDITFEECEISWIQQSDVGPLLPAYPALEEFAVRGGEGLVFPPVEHAALRVLRLEAGGLPKEVVAGVARSGFPALTELDLWLGTSDYGGDAEVGDLEPFLSGERLPALRRLALRNSEIQDAVAAALATAPVVERLEVLDLSMGVLTDEGVEALLAGRPLTHLTKLDLHHHYVGEPLRERLSAALVPHGVEVDLGDPQTADVDDDAEYRYVAVAE from the coding sequence ATGACCATCGGGGTTCACCTGAGCGAGCTGGGCGGCCTGCCGACCTTCGACTTCCCGGGGCCGAAGGACACCCGTGCGCTGCCCGAGCCGGCGGACGTGGCCTGGCGGATCTCGGTGGACACCTACGACGCCGAGGAGGAGTGGGCGCAGGCCTTCGGCCGGTTCACCGAGTCCGTGGACACCCGGCAGGTGCGCGCCCTGATCGTGGGCGGCTGGTCCGACGCCTACGAGGCCTCCAGCTCCGGGATCGTCGAGGCGCTGGTCGAAGCCGCTCCGAAGTTCCCCGCCCTGCGGGCGCTGTTCCTCGGCGACATCACCTTCGAGGAGTGCGAGATCTCCTGGATCCAGCAGTCGGACGTGGGTCCGCTGCTGCCCGCGTATCCCGCGCTGGAGGAGTTCGCAGTGCGCGGCGGCGAGGGGCTGGTCTTCCCGCCCGTGGAGCACGCGGCGCTGCGCGTGCTGCGCCTGGAGGCCGGCGGTCTCCCGAAGGAAGTCGTGGCCGGGGTCGCGCGGAGCGGGTTCCCCGCCCTCACCGAGCTCGACCTGTGGCTGGGCACCTCCGACTACGGCGGGGACGCCGAAGTCGGCGACCTGGAGCCGTTCCTGAGCGGCGAGCGGCTGCCCGCCCTGCGCCGGCTCGCTCTGCGCAACAGCGAGATCCAGGACGCCGTCGCGGCGGCGCTCGCCACCGCTCCGGTCGTGGAGCGGCTGGAGGTGCTCGACCTCTCCATGGGCGTCCTGACCGACGAAGGCGTGGAGGCCCTGCTGGCAGGGCGCCCCCTCACGCATCTCACCAAGCTCGACCTGCACCACCACTACGTCGGCGAACCGCTCCGGGAGCGGCTGAGCGCGGCGCTCGTCCCCCACGGCGTGGAGGTGGATCTGGGCGACCCGCAGACCGCGGACGTCGATGACGACGCCGAGTACCGGTACGTCGCGGTCGCGGAGTGA
- a CDS encoding STM4014 family protein, whose amino-acid sequence MTRTAPAAFAVVGNPGNRRVALFQDAVRAAGLPAARVIPWLDVLTGRAVFRAGESVRIDSPGEDPEVERLLRGTADTTRVEGTGRWYRRFTEAAHAVGRGVRSAGGTLTCDPDDLAVLFDKRLCHGVLAAAGTPVPASPTSGPDAVRAPVRGWEEVRSLLALPGYRRAFVKLAHGSSASGVLAVETGAGGRIRATTSVERAPSGALHNSLRLRRYEDERVIGAVVDALAPDGLHVERWLPKASQQGRSADLRVVVIGGRATHAVVRTAAGPLTNLHLGGARGDLDAAVAAVTEAGGCWEADALAVCERAAAAFPRTLCVGVDLLPALGWRGFAVGEVNAFGDLLPRLTGLPGSPAEGQDTYAAQVAAVRQEQHAHAPVQP is encoded by the coding sequence GTGACGCGTACCGCTCCCGCGGCCTTCGCCGTCGTCGGCAATCCGGGCAACCGCCGGGTCGCCCTCTTCCAGGACGCCGTGCGCGCCGCCGGACTGCCGGCGGCGCGGGTGATCCCGTGGCTGGACGTGCTGACCGGCCGGGCCGTCTTCCGGGCGGGCGAGAGCGTACGGATCGACTCCCCCGGCGAGGACCCCGAGGTGGAGCGGCTGCTCCGCGGGACCGCCGACACCACCCGGGTCGAAGGCACCGGACGCTGGTACCGCCGGTTCACCGAGGCGGCGCACGCGGTGGGGCGGGGCGTCCGATCGGCCGGCGGCACGCTGACGTGCGATCCGGACGACCTCGCGGTGCTGTTCGACAAGCGGCTCTGCCACGGGGTGCTGGCCGCCGCCGGTACGCCCGTCCCCGCCTCCCCGACCTCGGGACCGGACGCGGTCCGCGCCCCGGTGCGCGGCTGGGAGGAGGTCCGCTCGCTGCTCGCCCTCCCCGGCTACCGCCGGGCGTTCGTGAAGCTCGCCCACGGCTCCTCGGCCTCCGGGGTGCTCGCGGTGGAGACGGGCGCGGGCGGCCGGATCCGGGCCACCACCTCCGTGGAGCGGGCCCCTTCGGGAGCCCTGCACAACTCACTTCGCCTGCGGCGGTACGAGGACGAGCGGGTGATCGGAGCCGTCGTCGACGCGCTGGCCCCCGACGGCCTGCACGTCGAGCGGTGGCTGCCGAAGGCCTCCCAGCAGGGGCGCTCCGCGGATCTGCGGGTCGTCGTCATCGGCGGCCGGGCCACCCACGCCGTGGTCCGCACGGCCGCCGGTCCGCTCACGAACCTGCACCTGGGCGGCGCCCGCGGCGATCTCGACGCGGCCGTGGCCGCGGTGACGGAGGCGGGCGGCTGCTGGGAGGCGGACGCGCTCGCCGTCTGCGAACGGGCGGCGGCCGCCTTCCCGCGCACCCTGTGCGTGGGGGTCGATCTGCTGCCCGCCCTCGGCTGGCGGGGCTTCGCCGTGGGCGAGGTCAACGCCTTCGGGGACCTGCTGCCCCGGCTGACGGGACTGCCCGGCTCGCCCGCCGAGGGTCAGGACACCTACGCGGCCCAAGTGGCCGCCGTACGACAGGAACAGCATGCGCACGCCCCCGTCCAGCCCTGA